In Pseudobacter ginsenosidimutans, the following are encoded in one genomic region:
- a CDS encoding TonB-dependent receptor: MKRFPLLFWLFFLNLLMLAGASAQTNTQTVTGMVIDKASERPLSNVSVQLMGSAIGGRTDSTGRFVLHNVPLGRQQISFTCIGYKTIVIPEILITAGKQVVLDIPLEQQISSLAEVTVTSRRTRKGMASNEFAGSSARSFSMDEVTRYAGGRNDPSRLVSNFAGVATTNDSRNDIVVRGNAPTAVLWRMEGIPIPNPNHFSTLGTTGGPVSALNTNALKTSDFYTGAFSAEYGNATGAVFDLSLRNGNKDKLEKTIQLNMFSGLEAMIEGPMSKKKNGSSFLVGYRYSFAQIGQSLGFNIGTEAVPKYQDLIFNLNFAPSKLGKFNLFGMGGISSIDMIGKDLDSTDMFANMDEDTYFKSRLGVIGLKHTIDIGSKSYLRSIISYAYTNNEGEMYKYNENMTDRKHVSQQSTTTGDFRISSFLNSKINARFTLRGGIMAEMQSLNTVRDSREEYPDWRRLRDYDGSALLVQPFVQGRYRFSEKLSLNAGVHGIYYDLNETSNIEPRASISYAIDPTKTITFSYGIHSQQQPLPVYLFQQLKPDGTYDQSNRDLDLTKAQHYVLGYDWNFAKDWRLKAEAYHQYIYDAPVESTPSGFSILNAGADFSFPDKAGLVSKGTGTNTGVELTLEKFFSRGFYLLTTASIFSAKYKGSDGVERNSTFNNKLVGNILAGKEWKMGRGGKNAFTIDFKLATAGGRYYTPVDLPASIAAGVEKLDEQHYNSLRFDNYFRADVRFGFRLNNSNKKISQTIYLDLQNVTARDNVFIQRYNRALGKVGIVNQIGFFPDILYRIQF; the protein is encoded by the coding sequence ATGAAAAGATTCCCCTTACTGTTCTGGCTCTTCTTCCTGAACCTGCTGATGCTCGCCGGGGCTTCAGCGCAAACCAATACCCAAACGGTAACGGGTATGGTTATCGATAAAGCTTCCGAGCGGCCATTATCCAATGTATCAGTGCAGCTGATGGGCAGTGCCATTGGCGGGCGAACGGATTCAACGGGTAGATTTGTATTGCATAATGTCCCGCTCGGCAGGCAACAGATTTCGTTTACCTGTATCGGTTATAAAACAATCGTTATCCCTGAGATCCTGATCACTGCCGGTAAGCAGGTGGTACTGGATATACCACTGGAACAACAGATCAGTTCCCTGGCGGAAGTAACGGTCACCAGCAGACGCACCCGGAAAGGGATGGCCTCTAACGAGTTTGCCGGCAGCAGTGCCCGTTCCTTTTCCATGGATGAAGTCACCCGCTATGCTGGTGGGCGCAATGATCCGTCCCGACTCGTCAGCAATTTTGCAGGCGTTGCTACCACCAATGACTCCCGTAATGATATCGTTGTAAGAGGCAATGCTCCCACGGCAGTTCTCTGGAGAATGGAAGGCATTCCCATCCCAAACCCCAATCACTTTTCAACGCTCGGCACCACCGGCGGACCAGTGAGCGCCCTCAATACGAACGCGCTGAAAACATCTGACTTCTACACAGGCGCTTTTTCCGCAGAGTACGGTAATGCCACGGGAGCCGTGTTCGACCTCTCGCTGAGGAATGGAAATAAAGATAAACTGGAAAAGACAATCCAGCTCAATATGTTTTCCGGCCTGGAGGCAATGATCGAAGGCCCGATGAGCAAGAAGAAAAATGGAAGCTCTTTTCTTGTCGGTTACCGGTATTCTTTTGCGCAGATAGGGCAGTCGCTTGGATTCAATATCGGCACCGAAGCAGTTCCCAAATATCAGGACCTTATCTTCAATCTCAATTTCGCGCCATCAAAACTCGGTAAGTTCAACCTGTTCGGCATGGGCGGGATCAGTAGTATCGATATGATCGGGAAGGACCTGGACTCTACAGATATGTTCGCCAATATGGATGAGGACACTTATTTCAAGAGTCGCCTGGGTGTGATCGGACTTAAGCACACGATCGATATCGGATCGAAATCCTATCTCCGTTCCATCATTTCATATGCTTACACTAATAATGAAGGTGAGATGTATAAGTATAATGAAAACATGACAGATAGGAAACATGTTTCGCAACAAAGCACCACTACCGGCGACTTCAGGATCTCTTCATTTCTCAATTCCAAAATCAATGCGCGGTTTACCTTACGGGGAGGTATAATGGCAGAAATGCAATCACTCAACACCGTTAGGGACAGCCGCGAAGAATACCCTGACTGGCGTCGTCTCCGCGACTATGATGGAAGTGCTCTCCTGGTGCAACCCTTTGTGCAGGGCAGGTACCGGTTCAGCGAAAAGCTGTCGCTCAATGCAGGTGTTCATGGCATTTATTACGATCTCAATGAAACCTCCAATATCGAGCCCCGGGCATCCATCAGCTATGCCATCGACCCAACAAAGACCATTACTTTCAGTTACGGAATTCACAGTCAGCAGCAACCGCTTCCGGTATATCTCTTCCAGCAACTGAAACCCGACGGCACTTATGATCAATCCAACAGGGACCTCGACCTAACCAAGGCCCAGCACTACGTGCTTGGTTACGACTGGAATTTCGCGAAGGACTGGCGTCTCAAGGCTGAGGCTTACCACCAATATATTTACGATGCCCCGGTGGAATCAACTCCCAGTGGATTTTCCATTTTGAATGCAGGAGCGGACTTCAGTTTTCCTGACAAAGCCGGACTTGTGAGCAAGGGGACAGGAACAAATACAGGGGTTGAGCTGACCCTGGAGAAGTTTTTTAGTCGCGGTTTTTACCTGCTCACTACAGCGTCCATCTTTAGTGCGAAATACAAAGGAAGCGATGGAGTAGAAAGAAACTCAACCTTTAACAACAAGCTGGTAGGGAACATTCTGGCGGGTAAAGAATGGAAAATGGGACGTGGCGGCAAGAACGCTTTCACAATAGATTTCAAACTTGCTACCGCCGGTGGGCGATACTACACACCCGTGGACCTGCCCGCAAGCATTGCCGCCGGGGTAGAAAAACTCGATGAGCAGCATTATAATTCTCTCAGGTTCGATAACTATTTCCGGGCTGATGTTCGGTTCGGTTTCCGACTGAATAACTCGAATAAGAAAATCTCTCAAACCATTTACCTGGACCTCCAGAATGTAACTGCCAGGGATAATGTATTCATTCAGCGGTACAATAGGGCCTTGGGCAAAGTTGGGATAGTAAACCAGATCGGCTTCTTCCCGGATATATTGTATCGGATTCAATTTTAA
- a CDS encoding sensor histidine kinase encodes MHTILWVPSILVPLVLMPLKDGLKPDTYSFGKIPFTLMQIGVFYIMIYYLYPKFFLKRRIKTYLLTIIALCLFIAIFSAYIHTWIDGKFEYPNFIAGISVKFLISIAVMATGTAFLLITYVIQEQRLQSENLRTELGFLRSQVSPHFMFNTLNSLVSLARKKSDKLEPALLELSNLLHYMLYESDEEKVSISKEIDYIQSYIDLQTLRFGHHVRISFEAVKPQDDFNIEPMLLIPLIENAFKHGIGMIEDPEIIVQLKVIEDEVLLMVQNKFNRGSGETKDKTSGIGLTNLDRRLKLLYPNRHVLQMASNGTYYNASLKIQMHA; translated from the coding sequence ATGCATACGATACTGTGGGTGCCAAGTATCCTGGTTCCATTGGTGCTGATGCCTTTGAAAGACGGACTCAAACCCGATACCTATTCCTTTGGTAAGATCCCTTTTACCCTGATGCAGATAGGAGTGTTCTATATTATGATCTACTACCTGTATCCGAAGTTTTTTTTAAAGCGCAGGATCAAGACCTACCTGTTGACAATCATAGCGCTTTGCCTTTTTATCGCCATATTCAGTGCATATATTCATACATGGATCGATGGTAAGTTCGAATACCCGAATTTCATTGCAGGCATATCGGTTAAATTTCTCATATCCATTGCCGTTATGGCAACAGGTACTGCATTCCTTTTGATCACTTATGTAATTCAGGAACAGCGACTGCAATCCGAAAACCTCCGGACAGAACTGGGGTTTCTCCGTTCACAGGTAAGCCCACATTTCATGTTCAATACTCTCAACAGCCTGGTATCGCTGGCGCGAAAAAAATCCGACAAGCTGGAACCCGCACTACTGGAGCTTTCCAACCTGCTGCATTATATGTTGTATGAATCCGATGAAGAGAAAGTGAGCATCAGCAAGGAGATTGATTATATCCAGAGTTATATCGATCTGCAGACACTTCGGTTCGGTCACCATGTCCGGATCAGTTTCGAGGCAGTAAAGCCGCAGGATGATTTCAATATCGAACCGATGTTACTGATCCCCCTGATCGAAAACGCTTTCAAGCACGGGATAGGTATGATCGAAGATCCCGAGATCATTGTTCAGCTCAAAGTGATCGAAGACGAAGTGCTGCTGATGGTGCAGAACAAATTCAATCGCGGCTCGGGCGAAACAAAAGATAAGACCTCCGGAATCGGTCTCACCAACCTCGACCGCAGACTGAAATTGCTGTATCCCAATCGCCATGTCCTGCAAATGGCTTCAAACGGAACTTACTACAACGCAAGCTTAAAAATTCAAATGCATGCTTAG
- a CDS encoding efflux RND transporter periplasmic adaptor subunit, translating to MKGLRWIATGLLLSTSIIACKEEKKDEKPAGPARGNANLQADGFVVRTTSLSENLEVPGTILPYEQTEIRPEISGRVVQLNINEGNFVQKGSLLVKLFDADLQAQLKKLQVQLQIAEKTAERYQALLKINGVSQQEYDLSELDANNLRADIDLVKVNIAKTEIRAPFNGRMGLRQISLGAYITPTTLISTISQVGQLKMEFAVPEKYSDEMRKGRTVTFTVAGANQKFNASILATESLIEANTRTLKVRTVVGGNNPLLVPGAFAKVALQLGENDEALIIPTQAVIPQARNKRVILYRGGVAQFQEVKTGIRDSSFVQITEGLQKGDTVVTTALLSIRENSKIKLAKVQ from the coding sequence ATGAAAGGTTTACGCTGGATAGCAACAGGATTACTACTCAGTACTTCTATTATTGCGTGTAAAGAAGAAAAGAAAGATGAAAAACCTGCGGGTCCTGCACGTGGCAATGCCAATCTGCAGGCAGACGGTTTCGTTGTAAGGACCACTTCCCTGAGCGAGAACCTGGAAGTCCCAGGCACCATCCTGCCCTACGAGCAAACAGAGATCAGACCAGAAATTTCAGGTAGAGTTGTGCAACTCAATATCAATGAAGGCAATTTCGTGCAGAAAGGAAGTTTGCTGGTGAAGCTTTTCGATGCTGACCTTCAGGCACAGCTGAAGAAATTACAGGTGCAGTTGCAGATAGCAGAAAAAACTGCAGAACGTTACCAGGCCCTGCTCAAGATCAATGGCGTGAGCCAGCAGGAATATGATCTCAGCGAGCTCGATGCCAACAATCTCCGCGCTGATATCGATCTTGTAAAGGTCAATATCGCCAAAACTGAGATCCGCGCCCCCTTCAATGGCCGCATGGGCCTTCGCCAGATCAGTCTGGGGGCTTATATCACTCCTACCACTCTCATTTCAACCATTAGTCAGGTAGGACAATTGAAAATGGAATTTGCTGTACCCGAAAAATACAGCGATGAAATGCGTAAAGGCCGCACTGTTACTTTCACAGTGGCCGGCGCCAACCAAAAATTCAATGCCAGCATTCTCGCAACCGAATCACTGATCGAAGCCAATACACGTACGCTGAAAGTGAGAACGGTAGTCGGCGGCAATAATCCCCTGCTTGTGCCCGGCGCCTTCGCCAAAGTGGCCCTGCAACTGGGAGAGAACGATGAAGCGCTGATCATTCCCACACAAGCCGTGATCCCCCAGGCCCGCAACAAACGCGTGATCCTGTACAGAGGCGGCGTTGCACAATTCCAGGAAGTGAAAACAGGAATTCGCGACTCATCGTTTGTACAGATCACAGAAGGATTGCAGAAAGGTGATACTGTTGTTACCACTGCCCTGCTCTCCATCCGCGAAAACAGCAAAATCAAATTAGCCAAAGTTCAATAA
- a CDS encoding LytR/AlgR family response regulator transcription factor has translation MLRCLAVDDEMLSLDLLEDNIRRIPFLQLMGKCSNAFEALSLMQRERVDLIFLDIQMPGLTGVQFLESLASHRPMVIFVTAYKKYALDGFDLDVLDYLVKPVPFERFVKAVNKAAAYHTMKMGTPVIPALHEQVQQSSLSAGSSIENQQQAAPNTDSQTIADPAAEHFFVNVEYNLVRISFREISYIEGLKDYIKIHLHQQPKPVITRMSMKSITDKLPVKQFMRVHKSYIISMDKISSIRKNRIYIGQFVIPVSDSYKDEFYKRITPEQRGEL, from the coding sequence ATGCTTAGGTGCCTGGCCGTAGATGATGAAATGTTATCGCTGGATCTGTTGGAAGACAATATCCGGCGGATCCCTTTTTTACAGCTGATGGGAAAATGCTCCAATGCATTCGAAGCGTTGAGCCTGATGCAGCGTGAGCGGGTGGACCTGATCTTTCTCGATATACAGATGCCCGGTCTTACCGGGGTGCAGTTCCTGGAAAGTCTTGCTTCCCATCGTCCCATGGTGATCTTCGTTACAGCCTATAAGAAATATGCACTCGACGGGTTTGATCTGGATGTGTTGGATTACCTCGTGAAACCCGTTCCGTTCGAGCGGTTCGTGAAAGCCGTGAACAAGGCTGCTGCATATCATACCATGAAAATGGGAACGCCGGTAATACCCGCCCTCCACGAGCAGGTACAACAGTCATCACTAAGCGCCGGCAGTTCAATAGAAAATCAACAACAAGCTGCACCCAATACTGATTCTCAAACCATTGCAGATCCTGCGGCTGAGCATTTCTTCGTGAATGTGGAGTATAACCTGGTGAGGATTTCGTTTAGAGAGATCAGTTATATTGAAGGGTTGAAAGACTATATCAAGATTCACCTTCACCAACAACCGAAACCCGTTATCACGAGGATGAGCATGAAATCCATCACGGATAAATTACCGGTGAAGCAATTTATGAGGGTGCATAAATCCTATATCATTTCGATGGATAAGATCAGTTCCATCAGAAAGAACCGGATCTATATCGGACAGTTTGTGATCCCGGTGAGTGATTCTTATAAAGATGAGTTTTACAAAAGGATCACGCCGGAGCAAAGGGGAGAGCTGTGA
- a CDS encoding McrB family protein, with product MPKIERDQLDLIIKNEQAIIKSEDFYFQKGTDALRSWIEMDVPEELIQRISRLSDNYQQFKEEAAVDKDIQNLFNLLLEITSYCDSKAKEKSNRNLYPDKRVLARANVRMNAWIKHLILFKFSRMDNNSGSTLNAFKYLLDPENNLTILSEGHRNLIARNLLGMDYNPENFVKDIKSFFEEFQLSITNPINYTHLLSRIIYSITDKWQEEVIALMASDSTMWQDEHIESFSDDFDASIVWNSKRPSGGAETIEFLTKIIDENRSFNLYYSSGGYVNYKATVIDFATNQEELDKKNWEDQLRIMGYSPRFEEYEDGKTARIIFLVSEFDKIIPLPITDFKLYSDYDYPRHDNLAPLKAEPETEKISLSNQLTTPNHLNLVMPPLNQILFGPPGTGKTYHTVNRALEAIDENIAGKERKEIRKIFDKKVQEGQIIFTTFHQSMSYEDFVEGLKPIAPKQEGMGVGYGIEDGIFKTIAARAKANNEYSLLNASHDIKPSFDIVFERLKREIEDSLTASTESEINAIEQPSNEKREGLEIKLTTSFFSITGINGSSIRMMTRTGNRDLSMTKSTLQRIYEAPQILSQIITGGMRTYYKALVEQMKKWESEIKEEAQKVVPQKYVLIIDEINRGNISEIFGELITLIEEDKRLGAKDALEVLLPYSKETFGVPNNLYIIGTMNTADRSAEALDTALRRRFSFEEMPPRPELIIDDKKLPAFIGSVNLQKLLSTINNRIEKLLDKDHLIGHSYLIFDHANMNVLESVFYNKIIPLLQEYFFSSYEKIGLVLGDGFVRAKNVKIDNNIFADFDSDIASEFDDKVLYEIIDFRNPDHFYEINKIRMTFEKALNRLMKENFD from the coding sequence ATGCCAAAGATTGAGCGAGACCAATTAGACCTTATAATCAAAAATGAACAGGCTATCATAAAATCGGAGGATTTCTATTTTCAGAAAGGAACCGATGCCTTGAGAAGCTGGATCGAAATGGATGTTCCTGAAGAATTAATACAGAGAATCTCTCGTTTATCTGACAACTATCAACAATTCAAAGAGGAAGCCGCAGTTGATAAGGACATCCAAAATCTGTTTAACCTGCTGCTGGAAATCACATCATATTGTGATTCAAAAGCAAAAGAGAAAAGCAATAGAAATCTATACCCAGACAAAAGAGTCCTTGCCAGGGCTAATGTTAGAATGAATGCCTGGATAAAGCATCTGATTCTTTTTAAGTTTTCTCGGATGGACAATAATTCAGGGTCAACCTTAAATGCCTTCAAATATCTTTTGGACCCCGAAAATAATCTGACAATATTAAGTGAGGGGCATCGCAATCTGATTGCCAGGAATTTATTGGGAATGGATTATAATCCTGAAAATTTTGTAAAGGATATTAAATCATTCTTTGAAGAATTTCAACTTTCGATAACCAATCCAATCAATTATACTCATCTTCTTTCCCGCATCATTTATTCTATTACAGATAAATGGCAGGAAGAAGTAATTGCTTTAATGGCGTCTGATTCTACAATGTGGCAGGATGAGCACATAGAATCCTTTTCCGACGATTTCGATGCCAGTATAGTCTGGAACAGTAAGCGCCCCAGTGGCGGAGCCGAAACAATAGAATTTCTCACTAAAATTATTGATGAAAACCGATCTTTCAACCTTTATTATTCGTCTGGTGGATATGTAAACTACAAGGCTACTGTAATCGATTTTGCAACAAATCAAGAGGAATTAGACAAAAAAAACTGGGAAGACCAACTCAGAATAATGGGATATTCCCCCCGTTTTGAGGAATATGAAGATGGAAAAACAGCCAGAATAATTTTTCTTGTAAGTGAGTTTGATAAAATAATCCCCCTCCCTATTACTGACTTTAAGCTATATAGTGATTATGATTATCCAAGGCACGACAATCTGGCGCCGCTGAAAGCTGAACCTGAAACTGAGAAAATCTCATTGTCGAATCAATTAACTACACCTAATCATCTAAACTTGGTTATGCCTCCTTTAAATCAAATATTGTTTGGACCTCCTGGTACAGGGAAAACCTATCATACAGTAAATAGAGCTTTGGAAGCAATTGATGAAAACATCGCTGGTAAAGAACGGAAGGAAATCAGAAAAATATTTGATAAGAAAGTACAGGAAGGCCAAATCATATTCACCACATTTCATCAAAGCATGAGCTATGAGGATTTCGTAGAGGGCCTCAAACCGATTGCTCCAAAGCAGGAAGGAATGGGAGTTGGTTATGGAATTGAAGATGGTATTTTCAAAACCATTGCAGCACGGGCAAAGGCGAACAATGAGTATTCCCTTTTAAATGCAAGCCATGATATAAAGCCCTCTTTTGATATTGTATTTGAAAGATTAAAAAGAGAAATTGAGGACTCCCTGACCGCTTCAACTGAGTCAGAGATCAATGCTATTGAACAACCTTCGAATGAAAAAAGGGAAGGCCTTGAGATAAAGCTTACAACTTCCTTTTTTAGTATAACAGGAATCAATGGAAGCTCAATCAGAATGATGACAAGGACAGGAAATAGAGATCTTTCAATGACAAAGTCTACCCTGCAACGGATTTATGAAGCCCCTCAAATTCTCAGTCAAATTATTACCGGGGGGATGCGCACTTATTACAAAGCGCTTGTAGAACAAATGAAAAAATGGGAATCGGAAATCAAGGAAGAGGCCCAAAAGGTGGTCCCCCAGAAATACGTCCTGATAATCGACGAAATTAATCGAGGCAATATATCTGAGATTTTTGGAGAACTAATCACACTAATTGAAGAAGATAAAAGGCTTGGTGCAAAAGACGCACTGGAAGTTCTGCTTCCGTATAGTAAGGAAACATTTGGTGTTCCTAATAATCTTTATATTATTGGAACTATGAACACCGCGGACCGTAGTGCAGAAGCTCTTGACACTGCATTGCGCCGACGTTTTAGTTTTGAAGAAATGCCGCCACGTCCTGAATTGATTATTGATGATAAAAAGCTACCTGCATTCATTGGCTCTGTCAACTTGCAAAAACTCCTGAGCACTATCAATAATAGAATAGAAAAGCTGTTAGACAAAGATCATCTTATCGGTCATAGTTACTTAATATTTGATCATGCAAATATGAATGTTTTGGAATCGGTTTTTTACAATAAGATCATTCCCTTACTTCAGGAATATTTCTTCAGCAGCTACGAAAAAATAGGATTAGTGTTGGGTGATGGATTTGTAAGAGCTAAAAATGTAAAAATAGATAACAACATATTTGCAGACTTCGACTCGGATATTGCCAGTGAATTTGATGATAAGGTATTATATGAAATTATAGATTTTCGGAACCCGGATCATTTCTATGAAATCAATAAGATAAGGATGACATTTGAAAAAGCATTAAATCGCTTAATGAAAGAAAATTTTGACTAA
- a CDS encoding nitroreductase family protein has protein sequence MNGSMELTPQAQMINEVIRQRRSVFTSQFEPGKTIPDEIILQLLENANQAPNHKLTEPWRFTVYSGNGLQSLADRQAAIYKAHAGQKFKQGKYDSLLITPMLCSHVIAIGMKRHADIPEIEEIAAVACAVQNIYLSATAYGIGGYWSTGGITFFEQAKAMFDLGPDDKLMGFFYLGYVRVPSAPRTPKPVMEKITWVRE, from the coding sequence ATGAACGGCTCCATGGAATTGACGCCCCAGGCACAGATGATCAACGAAGTAATCAGGCAACGCAGAAGCGTATTCACATCACAGTTTGAACCAGGAAAGACGATCCCGGACGAGATCATTCTTCAATTACTGGAAAACGCCAACCAGGCGCCCAATCATAAACTCACCGAGCCCTGGCGCTTCACCGTATACAGTGGTAACGGATTGCAATCGCTGGCCGACCGCCAGGCAGCGATCTACAAAGCGCATGCAGGACAAAAATTCAAACAGGGCAAATACGATTCACTGCTGATCACACCGATGCTCTGCAGCCATGTTATTGCTATAGGTATGAAGCGGCATGCAGATATTCCGGAGATCGAAGAAATTGCGGCCGTGGCTTGCGCTGTGCAGAATATCTATCTCAGCGCTACTGCGTATGGCATTGGCGGTTATTGGAGCACTGGTGGTATTACATTCTTCGAGCAGGCGAAAGCTATGTTTGATCTCGGCCCGGATGATAAGCTGATGGGATTCTTTTACCTGGGTTATGTGCGCGTGCCTTCTGCGCCACGTACGCCTAAGCCGGTGATGGAAAAGATTACCTGGGTGAGGGAGTAG
- a CDS encoding 5-(carboxyamino)imidazole ribonucleotide synthase translates to MMKKVGILGGGQLGRMLLQAAANYPVETFVMENDSECPSAHLCHHFTKGDIRNYDDVFNFGKDLDAITIEIESVNEDALEALEQKGVKVYPSPAALRIIKNKITQKQYYKDNQIPSPEFAVTQNLSELNQHTGLLPAVHKIGQGGYDGKGVQVLKTASDLNKGFDAPGVLEKMVNIHKEIAQIVAINEKGETALYPPVDMVMDPMLNLLDYQISPAEIPQQTLWKIEAIALAVVKGLKSAGIFAVEMFIDKNGDVLVNETAPRVHNSGHHTIEANYSSQFDMLWRVMLGYPLGNTDHILPASIVNLVGAEGFSGPAVYEGLDEVLKMENVFVHIYGKKETKPGRKMGHITIVSKDRQELSFKAHRIKNILKVIA, encoded by the coding sequence ATGATGAAAAAAGTAGGTATCCTGGGCGGCGGACAGTTAGGAAGAATGTTGCTCCAGGCAGCAGCCAATTATCCGGTTGAAACCTTTGTGATGGAAAATGACTCCGAATGCCCATCAGCCCATCTCTGTCATCATTTTACAAAAGGAGATATCAGGAATTATGACGATGTGTTCAATTTTGGGAAAGACCTCGATGCCATCACCATCGAAATAGAATCGGTTAATGAAGATGCCCTCGAAGCGCTGGAACAAAAAGGTGTAAAAGTATATCCCAGTCCTGCTGCCCTTCGTATCATCAAAAACAAGATCACGCAAAAGCAATATTATAAAGACAATCAAATCCCCAGTCCGGAGTTTGCCGTAACGCAGAATTTGTCAGAGCTCAATCAACATACCGGTCTCCTTCCCGCAGTTCACAAGATCGGACAGGGTGGATACGACGGCAAAGGTGTACAGGTACTCAAAACCGCTTCGGATCTCAATAAAGGATTCGACGCTCCCGGCGTTCTGGAAAAAATGGTGAACATCCACAAAGAGATCGCGCAGATCGTAGCCATTAATGAAAAAGGAGAAACCGCACTCTATCCTCCCGTGGATATGGTGATGGACCCAATGCTCAATCTGCTCGACTACCAGATAAGTCCCGCCGAGATCCCGCAGCAAACGCTCTGGAAGATCGAAGCCATTGCACTTGCAGTGGTGAAAGGATTGAAAAGCGCCGGCATCTTTGCCGTGGAAATGTTCATCGATAAGAACGGAGATGTGCTGGTCAACGAAACTGCTCCGCGCGTTCACAACAGCGGCCATCACACCATTGAAGCCAATTATAGTTCCCAGTTCGATATGTTATGGAGAGTGATGCTCGGTTACCCGCTCGGTAATACAGATCATATCCTGCCCGCCAGTATCGTGAACCTGGTAGGCGCAGAAGGATTCAGCGGTCCCGCCGTTTATGAAGGCCTCGATGAAGTATTGAAAATGGAAAATGTTTTCGTTCACATCTATGGGAAAAAAGAAACAAAGCCAGGCCGCAAGATGGGACATATCACCATCGTCTCAAAAGACAGGCAGGAATTGAGTTTCAAGGCTCACCGGATTAAAAACATATTAAAAGTGATTGCTTAG